One window of Chitinispirillales bacterium ANBcel5 genomic DNA carries:
- a CDS encoding chondroitinase-B domain-containing protein, which translates to MFDREDPKIIWVGPQGEGGTGTYADPFTSLGQALQNVKPGNTVVLKDGTYYNDQTIEISGSAELPVKICADTDAEVVIDGACWFFYDTSDLVVTDLIFTNAPQGAISVIGNCQRNLFSSLKFLDCGIADKPSCTVYFGGAGARFNMVENCHFQRNQLREDPAKSTIALMVAEGDDEFALPIKNHIFRRNTFINYSYGVMIGSSDQSDLNSGHIVEYNRIENCSIDGIMVKVGDAQVRGNLIKGCMRNPVSVSTGEGTVVEDNRVVDCKKGVQVNGDGHTVVNNCFIRCAEEAVNVGSSSGTLRKAASNLFINSNTCVHCGIDAPDKQEAVSGFRIEPGTSCIIQKNLVVGDGKPYGIVGENGDSTVNYVVDDNICDNSGVSLHGFEHSSVSFDQPDDDNYQNSSGYGACGLMLTPQTFDPSIDELREGEVDYLAASVLEDEQGGLVIPGGDDENPFTEIYSGLLQDNGPEDETVDDGTVNEDD; encoded by the coding sequence ATGTTTGATAGAGAAGATCCTAAGATAATCTGGGTAGGCCCTCAGGGTGAGGGTGGTACCGGGACCTATGCTGACCCTTTTACATCACTGGGCCAGGCGCTTCAAAATGTGAAACCGGGCAACACGGTAGTGCTCAAAGACGGCACCTATTATAACGACCAGACTATTGAAATATCCGGTTCCGCAGAGCTTCCGGTGAAAATCTGTGCCGATACCGATGCTGAGGTGGTTATAGATGGCGCATGCTGGTTTTTTTACGATACCTCAGATCTGGTGGTTACAGACCTGATTTTCACAAATGCCCCTCAGGGAGCAATCTCGGTTATTGGAAATTGTCAGAGAAATCTTTTCAGTTCATTGAAGTTTCTGGACTGCGGGATCGCGGATAAACCATCCTGTACAGTTTATTTTGGCGGGGCTGGTGCCCGTTTTAATATGGTAGAGAATTGTCACTTCCAGCGCAATCAACTTAGGGAAGACCCGGCTAAATCCACTATCGCTCTTATGGTGGCTGAAGGTGATGATGAGTTTGCCTTGCCCATAAAAAACCATATCTTCAGGCGTAATACTTTTATAAACTATAGCTATGGAGTGATGATCGGAAGCAGCGATCAATCAGATCTTAACAGTGGGCATATCGTCGAATACAACAGAATCGAAAACTGCAGTATTGATGGAATTATGGTAAAGGTCGGTGACGCTCAGGTGAGAGGCAACCTGATTAAGGGCTGTATGCGAAACCCTGTGTCGGTGAGCACCGGTGAAGGTACTGTGGTGGAAGACAACAGGGTGGTTGATTGTAAAAAGGGTGTTCAGGTAAATGGGGATGGCCATACAGTTGTAAATAATTGTTTTATTCGGTGCGCAGAAGAGGCCGTAAATGTTGGCAGCAGCTCGGGAACTTTGCGTAAAGCTGCTTCAAATCTGTTCATAAACAGTAATACCTGTGTCCACTGTGGCATTGATGCCCCTGATAAGCAAGAGGCTGTAAGCGGCTTTAGAATCGAGCCCGGTACCTCCTGTATAATTCAAAAGAACCTGGTGGTTGGTGATGGTAAACCCTATGGAATCGTGGGGGAAAACGGTGATTCAACTGTAAATTATGTTGTGGATGATAATATCTGCGACAATTCCGGTGTTTCACTGCATGGGTTTGAACATTCCAGCGTCTCTTTCGATCAGCCTGATGATGATAACTACCAAAACAGCTCAGGATACGGAGCGTGTGGTTTGATGCTTACGCCCCAGACCTTCGATCCTTCAATTGATGAGCTGCGGGAAGGTGAGGTGGATTACCTGGCCGCAAGTGTACTGGAGGATGAGCAAGGCGGACTTGTCATACCCGGAGGCGATGATGAAAACCCCTTTACGGAAATCTATTCCGGATTGCTTCAGGACAATGGCCCGGAGGATGAAACAGTAGATGATGGAACAGTTAATGAGGATGATTAA
- a CDS encoding spore germination protein GerW family protein, which translates to MSLSEVIKTALDHIEHVAKTETVIGEPIKAGDITLIPVSKVSIGFAAGGGGKDDTCGSGAGTGGGVNVTPIALISVSEGNIEVHSVSQSDPSLSKLLAAAPDLWKKISKYVKKKDEIDCDD; encoded by the coding sequence ATGTCACTCTCAGAAGTTATAAAGACCGCTCTTGATCATATCGAGCATGTCGCTAAAACAGAAACTGTCATTGGTGAGCCGATAAAAGCGGGCGATATTACCCTTATCCCTGTTTCTAAGGTCTCCATTGGCTTTGCTGCAGGGGGTGGTGGGAAGGATGATACCTGCGGCTCCGGAGCAGGTACGGGTGGTGGTGTGAATGTAACACCTATTGCGTTGATCTCTGTTTCTGAAGGCAACATTGAGGTGCACTCGGTCAGTCAGTCCGATCCAAGTCTTTCAAAGCTCCTTGCCGCAGCTCCGGATTTATGGAAAAAAATATCTAAATATGTTAAGAAAAAAGACGAAATAGACTGTGATGATTAA
- a CDS encoding ATP-dependent RecD-like DNA helicase has translation MDKLEGTIATITYQNADNGFTVIQLQTTTQNPVTCVGTMPTVRKGESVVMEGEWQRHKKFGQQFKISSFSIVKPATLEGIEQLLGSGYIANIGEVRARQITATFGLDTLHILDNEPRRLTEVPGIGPKTVQKIIDGWESQRKMRQLMLFLQDYGVSVNMVSRIYKAWGAEAQSKICQNPYALIDSVWGIGFVKADAIARKLNFGHDSYKRIRAGLTFTLQEACGDGHCFLPSQDLTEKASQLLQVKDELITFSLDHAIKASLFIQEGDAIYLPWLYKAESKTASLLQEKIWAPFSDSNRFDQPIEPWLENYRRESGWIGAPEQVEAIKSATRNKLLLLTGGPGTGKTTVLQVIVAYFAQMGLKVKLAAPTGRAAQRMGSISGYKARTIHRLLQYKPGEGPYSFVKNEEEPLDADVIILDEVSMVDIMLMKSFLSAVPRDCHLIFVGDNNQLPSVGAGNVLGDLIGSGSLPHVHLKQIFRQAAESRIVCAAHEIIQGNVPHFKNAKVDNCFFLHEEDPHQSVQTIVELVSKRLPARYGFDPSDDIQLLSPMHKGIIGTANLNTALQQKINTNTLKITHGQAVFTLGDKVMQIKNNYDLGVFNGDIGKICAVTEDAVTVDFQGNTVIYESGNLDELTLAYCISIHKSQGCEFKAVIIPVSTQHYVMLQRNLIYTAITRARELCVLIGTANALKIAVKNDEALNRFSRLGDLIKA, from the coding sequence ATGGATAAACTCGAAGGAACGATAGCAACCATTACCTACCAAAATGCCGATAATGGTTTTACGGTCATTCAGCTTCAAACCACTACCCAAAACCCCGTTACCTGTGTGGGTACGATGCCAACGGTGCGCAAAGGTGAATCTGTTGTTATGGAGGGTGAGTGGCAGAGGCATAAGAAATTTGGGCAACAGTTTAAGATCAGCTCTTTTTCCATAGTTAAACCAGCCACTCTTGAGGGTATTGAACAGCTTCTTGGTTCAGGTTACATTGCTAACATCGGTGAAGTTAGAGCGAGGCAGATCACCGCTACGTTTGGCCTTGATACTTTGCACATCCTTGACAATGAACCGCGGCGGCTTACCGAGGTTCCGGGGATCGGACCCAAGACGGTTCAAAAGATTATTGATGGTTGGGAAAGCCAGAGAAAAATGCGCCAGCTTATGTTATTTCTGCAGGACTACGGGGTTTCGGTTAATATGGTCTCCAGGATCTATAAAGCCTGGGGCGCGGAGGCGCAAAGTAAAATTTGCCAAAACCCTTATGCGCTTATCGACAGTGTGTGGGGAATCGGGTTTGTAAAAGCTGACGCCATTGCAAGAAAGTTAAATTTTGGACACGATTCCTATAAACGAATCAGGGCAGGGCTCACTTTCACTCTTCAGGAAGCTTGCGGTGACGGTCACTGTTTTTTACCGTCTCAAGACCTTACAGAGAAAGCATCACAACTACTGCAGGTAAAAGATGAGCTTATAACCTTTTCTCTTGATCATGCCATAAAAGCCTCTCTTTTCATACAGGAGGGTGATGCGATCTATCTTCCGTGGCTATACAAAGCTGAAAGTAAAACCGCGTCACTGTTACAAGAGAAAATCTGGGCGCCTTTCTCTGATAGTAATCGCTTCGACCAACCCATTGAACCATGGCTTGAGAACTACCGCCGCGAAAGCGGCTGGATCGGCGCGCCAGAGCAGGTTGAAGCGATAAAAAGCGCAACCCGCAACAAACTGTTGCTTCTTACAGGTGGTCCGGGCACAGGAAAAACAACTGTTCTTCAGGTAATAGTAGCTTACTTTGCACAGATGGGGCTAAAGGTAAAGCTCGCGGCACCCACCGGTAGAGCGGCTCAGCGGATGGGTTCCATATCGGGCTACAAAGCCCGCACGATCCACCGTTTGCTTCAGTATAAACCAGGTGAAGGGCCCTATTCTTTTGTGAAAAACGAAGAGGAGCCGCTGGATGCCGACGTTATCATTCTTGATGAAGTCTCGATGGTGGATATAATGCTGATGAAAAGTTTTTTAAGCGCAGTTCCCCGCGATTGTCATCTGATTTTTGTGGGGGATAACAATCAGCTTCCGTCGGTTGGGGCAGGCAATGTACTTGGTGACCTTATAGGGAGCGGATCTCTTCCCCATGTTCATCTCAAACAGATTTTCAGGCAGGCTGCGGAAAGCAGGATTGTATGTGCTGCTCACGAAATAATCCAGGGGAATGTACCCCATTTTAAAAACGCTAAAGTTGATAATTGCTTTTTTCTTCATGAAGAAGATCCCCACCAATCAGTTCAAACCATTGTTGAGCTTGTATCAAAACGCCTGCCGGCACGGTACGGATTTGACCCCTCAGATGACATTCAGCTTCTTTCACCGATGCACAAAGGGATTATTGGAACGGCAAACTTAAACACAGCACTTCAACAAAAGATCAACACCAATACGCTAAAGATCACCCACGGACAAGCGGTTTTTACTCTTGGTGACAAGGTAATGCAGATAAAAAACAACTATGATCTGGGTGTTTTTAATGGCGATATAGGTAAGATCTGCGCGGTAACAGAGGATGCTGTTACGGTTGACTTCCAGGGCAATACGGTAATTTATGAATCAGGCAACTTGGATGAACTAACTCTTGCCTACTGCATAAGTATCCATAAAAGCCAGGGGTGTGAATTTAAAGCGGTTATAATTCCTGTTTCCACCCAGCACTATGTGATGCTTCAGCGAAATCTTATATACACCGCGATTACCCGTGCCAGGGAGTTGTGCGTTTTAATCGGAACCGCAAACGCACTGAAAATCGCGGTTAAAAATGATGAAGCACTGAACAGATTTTCCCGGCTTGGTGATTTGATTAAAGCTTAA
- a CDS encoding DNA topoisomerase IV subunit B encodes MSKNISKSTYDESKIKTLSSLEHIRLRSGMYIGRLGDGSNPDDGIYVLLKEVIDNSIDEFIMGFGKRIDVLFEHDTLSVRDYGRGIPLGKVIDCVSVINTGAKYNDDVFQFSVGLNGVGTKAVNALSSYFKVRSFRDGKFFEAVFSKGKLKSKKSGQAKNEPNGTLVEFTPDIGIFGDYEYNYEYIEQRLWNYAYLNAGLKLYLGNQKFESKNGLLDLLEAEVGTSTYYNIAYYRSKQVEYAFTHTQSYGETYFSFVNGQFTSDGGTHQSAFREGILKGVNEFFKKNFSGVDVREGIAGAVAIKLKSPVFESQTKNKLGNTEIRSWIVSEVKSSVVDFLHKNNEAAKKLESKIVQNEKLRTELNKVKKEAKEAAKRVEIKIPNLKDCKYHLSDGPKGEKSTIFITEGQSAGGSIISARDVYTQAIYTLKGKPQNVFNRTRAAIYQNDELHDMMMALGIEEDFEKLRYNRIVLATDADVDGFHIRNLLLTFFLTYFEELVVAGHVYILETPLFRVRNKKHTRYCYNEKEKNIALKDISNPEVTRFKGLGEISPKEFGQFIGDDIRLVEVNIKSVQNIPETLGFYMGKNTPKRREYIMENLI; translated from the coding sequence ATGAGTAAAAATATTTCAAAATCCACTTACGATGAGAGCAAGATTAAGACCCTCAGCTCTCTTGAACATATACGCCTGAGAAGCGGGATGTACATCGGGCGCCTGGGAGATGGGTCCAATCCCGATGATGGTATCTATGTGCTTTTAAAAGAGGTGATCGACAACTCCATCGATGAATTTATCATGGGGTTTGGAAAACGAATTGATGTGTTGTTTGAGCATGATACCTTAAGTGTACGCGATTATGGCAGAGGGATACCGCTGGGTAAAGTTATCGACTGTGTTTCGGTTATTAATACCGGAGCGAAATACAATGATGATGTATTTCAGTTCAGTGTGGGACTTAACGGGGTTGGTACCAAAGCTGTTAACGCACTATCAAGCTATTTTAAGGTACGCTCATTCAGGGATGGAAAATTTTTTGAAGCAGTGTTTTCAAAGGGCAAATTAAAATCCAAAAAAAGCGGCCAGGCCAAAAATGAGCCAAACGGAACTCTTGTTGAGTTTACTCCGGACATTGGTATTTTTGGTGATTATGAGTATAACTATGAATATATAGAGCAGCGCCTGTGGAACTATGCCTATCTTAATGCAGGGCTTAAGCTGTATCTGGGGAATCAGAAGTTTGAATCAAAAAACGGTCTTCTTGACCTGCTTGAAGCCGAGGTGGGAACCAGTACTTATTATAACATTGCTTATTACCGCAGCAAGCAGGTAGAGTACGCTTTTACCCACACTCAAAGCTATGGTGAAACGTACTTTTCATTTGTTAACGGACAGTTCACCAGTGATGGCGGAACGCATCAGAGCGCGTTCAGGGAAGGTATTTTAAAAGGGGTTAACGAGTTTTTTAAGAAGAATTTTTCGGGTGTGGATGTAAGAGAAGGTATTGCCGGAGCAGTCGCGATAAAATTGAAATCACCCGTATTTGAATCCCAAACCAAAAACAAACTTGGCAACACTGAGATACGCAGCTGGATCGTATCGGAGGTAAAAAGCTCGGTGGTCGATTTTCTTCATAAGAATAATGAAGCAGCCAAGAAACTTGAAAGTAAAATCGTCCAGAATGAAAAGCTGCGCACAGAACTTAATAAGGTAAAGAAGGAAGCCAAAGAGGCTGCAAAAAGAGTCGAAATAAAGATACCCAATCTAAAAGACTGTAAGTACCATCTCAGTGACGGTCCCAAGGGGGAAAAATCGACCATTTTTATCACTGAAGGACAATCGGCAGGTGGTTCGATCATCTCGGCAAGAGACGTTTACACACAGGCCATATACACCCTGAAAGGAAAACCACAGAATGTGTTTAACAGAACCAGGGCGGCGATTTATCAAAATGATGAACTGCACGATATGATGATGGCCCTGGGGATAGAGGAGGACTTTGAGAAACTTCGCTACAACAGAATCGTTCTTGCCACTGATGCCGATGTGGATGGATTTCATATCAGAAACCTCCTGCTCACTTTCTTTCTCACTTACTTTGAAGAGCTTGTGGTTGCAGGACATGTCTATATACTGGAAACACCGCTTTTTAGGGTGAGAAACAAAAAACACACCCGCTACTGTTACAATGAAAAAGAAAAAAACATTGCTTTAAAAGATATCAGTAACCCTGAAGTTACCAGATTTAAAGGATTGGGTGAAATCTCACCCAAAGAGTTTGGGCAGTTTATCGGAGATGACATACGTTTAGTTGAAGTGAATATAAAAAGTGTTCAGAACATTCCTGAAACATTAGGGTTTTACATGGGAAAAAATACTCCGAAACGACGCGAATACATAATGGAGAATCTTATTTAG
- the miaA gene encoding tRNA (adenosine(37)-N6)-dimethylallyltransferase MiaA, with product MFNCVVVCGPTASGKTRLGVQIAILLDGEIISVDSRQVYKGMDIGTGKDLDEYQTERGSIPYHLIDIAHPSQIYTLYDYQRDFYHCFNQITKRKKSAIAVGGTGLYLEAVLKHYTIPPVPENPELRKHLMLQDKEQLIEQLKKENSTLFNDTDLSSKKRIVRALEVARASLGEKQKLSKPSIAPLILYVTWEREKLKERIELRLKSRLESGMIEEVSRLIENGITQERLELFGMEYRYIARYLLGECDYQQMYIDLRQSIFRLAKRQNTWFRGMERRGFSIKRIEEGNLDEACRILEDSSLFNRTNHL from the coding sequence ATGTTTAACTGTGTAGTTGTTTGTGGCCCCACCGCTTCAGGGAAAACCCGCCTGGGAGTTCAAATCGCAATACTCCTCGATGGGGAGATTATCTCCGTGGATTCACGTCAGGTCTATAAAGGCATGGACATAGGGACTGGAAAGGATCTTGATGAATATCAAACAGAAAGGGGTTCCATACCCTACCACCTTATAGATATAGCCCATCCCTCTCAAATCTATACTCTTTATGATTATCAGCGCGATTTCTACCATTGCTTTAATCAAATCACAAAGAGAAAAAAATCAGCTATAGCAGTAGGTGGTACGGGCCTTTATCTTGAAGCAGTGCTGAAACACTACACCATTCCACCTGTTCCCGAGAATCCCGAACTCAGAAAACACCTTATGCTTCAGGATAAAGAACAGCTCATCGAACAACTAAAAAAGGAAAATAGCACACTATTCAACGATACCGACCTTAGCTCCAAAAAACGAATTGTGCGAGCGCTTGAAGTTGCCAGAGCCAGCTTAGGTGAGAAACAGAAACTATCAAAGCCCTCTATTGCCCCACTGATTCTGTATGTTACCTGGGAGAGAGAGAAGCTAAAGGAGCGAATAGAACTCAGACTCAAAAGCAGATTAGAGAGTGGGATGATCGAAGAAGTTAGCAGACTTATAGAAAATGGTATAACCCAAGAGAGGCTTGAATTGTTTGGGATGGAGTACCGTTATATCGCAAGATACCTGCTGGGAGAGTGCGATTACCAGCAGATGTACATCGACCTCAGACAGAGTATTTTCAGGCTCGCAAAGAGACAAAACACCTGGTTCAGAGGTATGGAGCGACGGGGTTTTTCCATAAAGCGAATAGAAGAGGGTAATCTTGATGAAGCCTGTCGTATTCTGGAAGATTCCTCGCTGTTTAACAGAACCAACCATTTATAA
- a CDS encoding MBL fold metallo-hydrolase codes for MLIHCWGSRGGLPVSGKEFLKYGGDTTCMEIQTNSGERIIIDAGSGIRHLNQISLKENPHIHLIFTHFHLDHIIGFPFFKPLYTNEAQISIYGYPFTGKGVRHTLEKIINEPFFPAKLSNIPSNVTYIDIDLKPFTIGSVTITPVNLNHPNGGLGFRFEENGKSFVFMTDNELGRKYPDGEKFETYVDFCSYADLLLHDAEFDSTEYPHFKGWGHSKLNDVVKLAHQAQVDQLGLFHINAQRTDDQMDLFTETAQEYLRTHCSSTECFAVGTGFEIEL; via the coding sequence ATGTTGATTCATTGCTGGGGATCACGTGGCGGGCTTCCGGTGAGCGGAAAAGAGTTCCTTAAATATGGTGGTGATACCACCTGCATGGAAATCCAAACAAATAGTGGGGAGAGAATAATAATTGATGCAGGAAGCGGTATCCGTCACCTTAACCAAATCAGTTTAAAGGAAAATCCACATATTCACCTCATTTTTACTCATTTTCACCTTGATCATATTATAGGGTTTCCGTTCTTTAAACCTCTTTACACAAATGAAGCTCAAATAAGTATTTATGGCTATCCTTTTACAGGTAAAGGTGTCAGGCACACACTTGAAAAAATTATCAATGAACCTTTTTTCCCTGCCAAATTATCCAATATACCTTCAAATGTAACCTATATCGACATTGACTTAAAACCATTTACCATAGGATCTGTTACCATAACACCTGTTAATTTGAATCATCCTAATGGCGGATTAGGGTTTCGCTTCGAAGAAAATGGTAAATCGTTTGTATTCATGACCGATAATGAGCTTGGGCGAAAATACCCTGATGGGGAAAAGTTTGAAACCTATGTTGATTTCTGCAGTTATGCAGACCTGCTGCTTCATGACGCTGAGTTTGACAGTACGGAGTACCCGCACTTTAAGGGATGGGGACACTCGAAACTTAACGATGTGGTAAAACTTGCTCACCAGGCGCAGGTTGATCAGCTTGGATTATTTCATATTAACGCCCAGAGAACAGATGATCAGATGGATCTTTTTACCGAAACCGCACAGGAATATCTTCGCACTCACTGCTCATCTACGGAGTGTTTTGCTGTTGGAACCGGTTTTGAAATCGAGCTTTGA
- a CDS encoding DNA topoisomerase IV subunit A, producing the protein MAFINNIYNNNFLEYASYVIKDRAIPHVNDGLKPVQRRILHTLWEVDDGKFHKVANVVGQCMKYHPHGDASIGDALVSLSNKEMFIDKQGNFGNILTGDPASAVRYIECRLSPLARETLFNPEITEFLDSYDGRNREPLTLPSKLPVLLAIGSEGIAVGMSTKILSHNLKELLEAQVAALRGEQFLVYPDFACGGFADVSEYDDGNGKVLVRAKLDTSDPKRIVIRELPHGTTTQSLISSIETATRKGKLKISGISDYTAEDVEIEIRLARGIRSEDTVDALYAFTDCESSISANMMVINNDDKPTVMTASEVIHHNSQQLVEILKAELMLEEKKLNDKLHAKTLEQIFIENRIYKKIEQKTTAKDVTEAVHKGLKPFQNQIKREVTDEDVETLLKIPIRRISAYDIKRAQKEMRDIRRRLREIKKHLAAIVDYAISFLEDLIEKYGKQFPRRTKLMSFKKVDVREAAQRNLKLRYEKDTGYLGYQVNGNVLFDVSQYDRVLVIRKSGAYSVMDVPDKLFVDKGMLYCGFVDKDLVFNVIYRDNKTKLPYLKRCKIDKFILNRGYQLVPDKCTILKLTTDSKAVVTLQYKPKPRLKVLDETFMLNDYQVKGCKAAGVRLANKEIKSVKISAG; encoded by the coding sequence ATGGCTTTTATAAACAATATTTACAATAACAACTTTCTTGAGTACGCATCCTACGTCATTAAAGATCGTGCGATACCTCATGTCAATGATGGACTTAAGCCTGTTCAGAGAAGAATACTGCACACACTGTGGGAAGTTGATGATGGCAAGTTTCATAAGGTGGCAAATGTTGTAGGACAGTGCATGAAATACCATCCTCATGGTGATGCATCCATTGGTGATGCCCTGGTTTCTTTATCAAACAAAGAGATGTTTATTGATAAGCAGGGTAACTTTGGCAACATTCTCACCGGTGACCCCGCGTCAGCCGTTCGGTATATCGAATGCCGGCTTTCGCCACTTGCACGCGAAACGCTCTTTAATCCGGAAATAACCGAGTTTCTCGACTCCTATGACGGAAGAAACAGAGAGCCTCTCACACTGCCATCAAAACTACCGGTACTTCTTGCCATTGGCTCAGAAGGTATTGCTGTGGGAATGTCAACCAAGATTTTGTCACATAATCTTAAAGAGTTACTTGAAGCACAGGTCGCGGCTTTAAGAGGTGAACAGTTTTTGGTCTATCCGGATTTTGCATGCGGCGGGTTCGCCGACGTTTCGGAGTATGATGATGGTAACGGAAAGGTTCTGGTACGGGCAAAGCTTGACACCAGTGACCCCAAACGAATAGTTATCAGAGAATTGCCTCATGGCACAACCACCCAATCTCTTATCTCTTCAATAGAAACTGCTACACGCAAAGGAAAACTAAAAATCTCCGGTATCAGTGATTATACAGCAGAAGATGTTGAGATCGAAATCAGACTCGCCCGCGGGATACGCTCAGAAGATACGGTGGACGCACTGTACGCTTTCACCGACTGCGAATCATCCATCTCCGCGAATATGATGGTGATTAACAACGATGATAAACCTACCGTTATGACTGCTTCAGAAGTGATCCATCACAACTCACAGCAATTGGTGGAAATCTTAAAAGCAGAGCTTATGCTTGAAGAGAAAAAGCTTAATGACAAGCTACACGCTAAAACTCTTGAGCAAATATTTATTGAAAACAGAATTTACAAGAAAATTGAGCAAAAGACTACCGCAAAAGATGTCACTGAAGCAGTACATAAAGGACTTAAGCCCTTTCAAAACCAGATTAAGCGGGAAGTAACCGATGAAGATGTGGAAACGCTGCTTAAAATTCCTATCAGAAGGATATCCGCTTACGATATTAAAAGAGCACAAAAAGAGATGCGTGATATTAGAAGAAGGCTTAGAGAGATTAAAAAACATCTCGCTGCAATAGTCGATTACGCGATCTCATTCCTTGAAGATCTGATTGAAAAGTATGGAAAGCAGTTCCCCCGCAGAACAAAGCTCATGTCTTTTAAAAAAGTCGACGTTCGTGAAGCAGCACAGCGTAACCTTAAATTACGATACGAAAAAGACACAGGATACCTTGGCTACCAGGTCAACGGAAACGTTCTCTTTGATGTCTCTCAGTATGACAGGGTACTTGTTATCAGAAAATCCGGTGCTTACTCGGTGATGGATGTACCCGACAAACTGTTTGTGGATAAGGGTATGCTTTATTGCGGGTTTGTCGATAAGGATCTGGTCTTTAACGTTATATACCGCGACAATAAAACTAAACTCCCCTATCTTAAACGATGTAAAATTGATAAATTTATTCTAAACAGAGGCTACCAGTTAGTCCCTGACAAATGTACTATTCTTAAACTAACAACAGACTCCAAAGCTGTTGTTACTCTACAGTACAAACCCAAACCGCGCCTTAAAGTGCTTGATGAAACTTTCATGCTTAACGACTACCAGGTTAAAGGTTGCAAAGCAGCCGGTGTACGCCTTGCAAACAAAGAGATAAAAAGCGTTAAGATATCTGCCGGATAG